From one Anaerotruncus rubiinfantis genomic stretch:
- a CDS encoding TRAP transporter small permease, with protein MEKYRKVRKDICNVFRWIMAACLFVLVVLATVQVVTRYFVAVTIVWVEELSIYLMTWMCAIGVAWVWLENCSHIKMDVLDNILSRRTIRLMDAGIDIVTAAMGFATVKIGLRTWQTNHGMVMSVINLDEGNRYLPVIVGGALLLFAALYMLVEHIYLLTKKGESEA; from the coding sequence ATGGAAAAGTATAGAAAAGTCCGCAAGGACATCTGCAATGTCTTCCGCTGGATTATGGCCGCCTGCCTGTTTGTGCTGGTGGTGCTTGCCACTGTGCAGGTGGTGACCCGGTATTTTGTGGCGGTGACCATCGTATGGGTGGAGGAGCTGTCCATCTACCTCATGACCTGGATGTGCGCGATCGGCGTCGCGTGGGTTTGGCTGGAAAATTGCAGCCACATCAAGATGGACGTTCTTGACAACATCCTTTCCCGCCGGACGATCCGCCTGATGGACGCGGGGATCGATATCGTCACCGCGGCTATGGGGTTTGCCACGGTAAAGATTGGCCTGCGCACCTGGCAGACGAATCACGGCATGGTCATGTCGGTGATCAATCTGGATGAAGGCAACCGGTACCTGCCGGTGATTGTGGGCGGCGCGCTTTTGCTGTTTGCCGCGCTTTATATGCTGGTTGAGCATATCTATCTTTTGACGAAAAAGGGGGAAAGCGAAGCATGA
- a CDS encoding aldo/keto reductase, whose protein sequence is MGKYVPLGCTGLKVSRIAFGCGFRGIYDENEAASTIRMAIDCGVNFIDCANIYKLRSGIHAETALGKAVQGLRDKVIITSKFGAQIDERHPTLNGSGASRYHMVRAVEDSLRRFSTDYIDVYLLHMPDSETAYEETMRAFEQLCRDGKIRYAGLCNHNAWQITAMQEIHKRYGGCPISVIQNPYNLLNRSAEEELFPAAAYGRLGVMAYSPLGAGLLGGAFADGRPAPEKSTWGYDPVYREYMKRVFPGRIAHIVDAVAGMARRYGVSSAVIATAWVLQNSQVTCAISGADTMAEFADSLKAASLELRSEDRAELDRLSYGMREVFSHPEVQKKTAVYQEMKSEE, encoded by the coding sequence ATGGGTAAATACGTCCCGCTGGGATGCACCGGTCTGAAGGTGTCAAGGATTGCCTTTGGCTGCGGCTTCCGGGGAATTTACGACGAAAATGAAGCGGCCAGCACCATACGGATGGCGATCGACTGCGGGGTGAACTTCATCGACTGCGCGAATATCTATAAGCTGCGCAGCGGTATCCATGCGGAGACCGCATTGGGAAAGGCGGTCCAAGGGCTTCGGGATAAGGTGATCATCACCTCCAAGTTCGGCGCGCAGATCGATGAACGCCACCCGACTTTGAATGGTTCGGGAGCGTCCCGGTACCACATGGTGCGGGCGGTGGAGGATTCACTCAGACGGTTCTCTACGGATTATATCGACGTATATCTCCTGCACATGCCGGACAGCGAAACGGCATACGAGGAAACAATGCGGGCGTTCGAGCAGCTCTGCCGTGACGGGAAGATCCGCTACGCGGGGCTCTGCAACCACAATGCCTGGCAGATCACTGCGATGCAGGAGATCCATAAACGGTATGGGGGATGCCCCATTTCGGTGATCCAGAACCCATATAACCTTTTGAACCGATCGGCGGAGGAGGAGCTTTTTCCGGCGGCGGCTTACGGACGGCTCGGCGTCATGGCCTACAGCCCGCTGGGGGCGGGGCTTTTGGGCGGAGCTTTTGCGGATGGACGGCCCGCGCCGGAAAAATCCACCTGGGGCTATGATCCCGTTTACAGGGAATATATGAAGCGGGTGTTCCCGGGACGCATTGCGCATATTGTGGATGCGGTGGCCGGTATGGCGCGGCGGTATGGCGTTTCCTCCGCGGTGATCGCAACCGCGTGGGTGCTGCAGAATTCGCAGGTGACCTGCGCCATCTCCGGCGCGGACACCATGGCGGAATTTGCTGATTCGCTCAAAGCCGCCTCGTTGGAGCTGCGCTCGGAGGACCGCGCCGAACTCGACCGTTTGAGCTACGGGATGCGGGAGGTCTTTTCCCACCCGGAGGTTCAGAAAAAGACCGCAGTCTATCAAGAAATGAAATCAGAGGAGTAA
- a CDS encoding TRAP transporter substrate-binding protein: MKKTLAMVLCLSMMLSVLAGCGNSGGSAPASSQSNAPASSAASGSAPEAPAEEAITLKMGSTSPVGTFHETIANTFAQKANEVSGGLITVNVNMGGVLGNTLSHYSQMAQGDLDFFMAALDTSSGLKEGGDMAVVLVPFLFDDETHYNKFLESDLLGGMVGKIESANGLKYLGALSRQMPRGLSTTNTPVRSVADVKNLKIRTPEATAMTTIWSAWGANPTIISGGEMYSALQSGLADGQDNDVINTSTSALYEIQKYYMELNYIYQNLFLWASAKTFGELSEQQQAWINEAVAATYAAMDQELNSMYETEKQKMIDNGMEFIDADLDSFREATEAAVGEFEGTLYTAGLYDEIRALAG, translated from the coding sequence ATGAAAAAAACACTCGCGATGGTTCTTTGCCTGAGCATGATGCTGAGCGTTCTGGCTGGCTGCGGAAATTCCGGCGGCAGTGCGCCCGCAAGTTCCCAGTCCAATGCCCCCGCAAGCAGCGCGGCGTCCGGCTCTGCACCGGAAGCCCCGGCAGAGGAGGCAATTACCTTAAAGATGGGTTCCACCTCCCCGGTCGGCACCTTCCATGAGACAATTGCAAACACCTTTGCGCAGAAGGCGAACGAGGTTTCCGGCGGCCTGATCACCGTGAACGTGAACATGGGGGGCGTGCTGGGCAACACCCTGTCCCATTATTCGCAGATGGCACAGGGGGATCTCGATTTCTTCATGGCCGCGCTGGACACCTCCTCCGGTCTGAAGGAGGGCGGAGACATGGCTGTTGTTCTGGTCCCGTTCCTGTTTGATGATGAAACCCACTACAATAAATTCCTGGAGTCCGACCTGCTGGGCGGTATGGTTGGAAAGATCGAAAGCGCAAACGGCCTGAAATATCTGGGGGCGCTTTCCCGCCAGATGCCGCGCGGCCTTTCCACCACCAACACACCCGTCCGGTCGGTTGCGGATGTAAAGAATCTGAAGATCCGCACCCCGGAAGCGACCGCGATGACCACCATCTGGTCCGCCTGGGGCGCAAACCCGACCATCATCTCCGGCGGCGAGATGTACTCCGCCCTGCAGTCCGGTCTGGCCGACGGGCAGGACAACGATGTCATCAACACCTCCACCAGTGCGCTTTACGAAATCCAGAAATATTATATGGAACTCAATTACATCTATCAGAACCTGTTCCTGTGGGCTTCTGCCAAGACCTTCGGTGAACTGAGCGAACAGCAGCAGGCCTGGATCAACGAAGCGGTTGCCGCGACCTATGCCGCCATGGACCAGGAGCTGAACAGCATGTATGAGACCGAAAAGCAGAAGATGATCGACAACGGCATGGAATTCATTGATGCGGATCTGGATTCCTTCCGGGAGGCCACAGAAGCCGCTGTCGGCGAATTTGAAGGAACCCTCTACACTGCGGGTCTGTACGACGAGATCCGTGCTCTGGCAGGCTGA
- a CDS encoding TRAP transporter large permease, producing the protein MIIKAVLLFGIMFLFLCLRFPVFASLGMAVAGIFFLFPDSIPVAVIGQGLISGMNSYNFCAILFYFLLGEVMNYGGMSDRLVNFGKAAIGHIRGSLSHINILASVVFAGVSGSATADTAAIGSLMIPMMKKDGYDGEYAAAVTGASSCIGPIIPPSGGLVLMGVYLSCSINKLFLGGMLPGLLMGAFQLVVSYMISVKRNYPKEAWRGWKYFFQTARSSFFAFMLPAIVVYCLVAGVGTVIEIGAIAVVCAVIISSFIYHGMNIKQFMNCFARASMMAAKVLPCLAVAGVFTWIISSIGVSNALKTLLMDVTDSPVVALTLILLVFFLFGMILDVNVIQMVIVPAMVPIVRAFGIDPIQFGVVGMLVCQMGLITPPVGTLIYITASIADANPLKVAKELMPFILALIVLVTLMILFPGITTWFPNLIYSA; encoded by the coding sequence ATGATTATCAAAGCGGTGCTGCTGTTCGGGATCATGTTCCTGTTCTTGTGCCTGCGCTTCCCGGTATTCGCCTCCCTCGGAATGGCGGTTGCGGGCATCTTCTTTCTCTTCCCGGATTCTATCCCGGTGGCGGTCATCGGGCAGGGCCTCATCTCCGGGATGAACAGCTATAATTTCTGCGCCATCCTGTTTTACTTCCTGCTTGGGGAAGTGATGAACTACGGCGGCATGAGCGACCGTCTCGTCAATTTCGGCAAGGCGGCCATCGGACATATCCGCGGCAGCCTCAGCCATATCAACATTCTGGCTTCGGTGGTGTTTGCGGGGGTGTCTGGCAGCGCCACGGCCGATACCGCGGCCATCGGTTCGCTGATGATCCCGATGATGAAAAAGGATGGCTACGACGGTGAATACGCGGCGGCGGTCACCGGCGCGTCCTCCTGCATCGGGCCGATCATCCCGCCTTCCGGCGGCCTGGTCCTGATGGGGGTATACCTGTCCTGCTCGATCAACAAGCTGTTCCTGGGCGGCATGCTGCCAGGGCTTCTGATGGGCGCGTTCCAGCTTGTGGTCTCCTACATGATTTCGGTCAAGCGCAACTATCCCAAGGAAGCATGGCGCGGCTGGAAATACTTTTTCCAGACGGCGCGATCCTCCTTTTTCGCTTTTATGCTTCCGGCAATCGTCGTCTATTGCCTGGTCGCGGGGGTCGGCACAGTGATCGAGATCGGCGCGATCGCGGTGGTGTGCGCTGTGATCATCTCAAGCTTCATCTACCACGGCATGAATATAAAGCAGTTTATGAACTGTTTCGCGCGCGCTTCAATGATGGCGGCGAAGGTGCTTCCGTGCCTTGCGGTAGCGGGAGTGTTCACCTGGATCATCAGTTCGATCGGCGTTTCCAACGCATTGAAAACGCTGCTGATGGATGTCACCGACAGTCCGGTGGTGGCGCTGACACTGATCCTGCTGGTATTCTTCCTGTTTGGTATGATTCTTGATGTCAACGTCATCCAAATGGTCATCGTCCCAGCGATGGTGCCGATTGTCCGGGCGTTTGGGATTGATCCCATCCAGTTTGGCGTGGTGGGGATGCTGGTCTGCCAGATGGGACTTATCACGCCGCCGGTTGGGACGCTGATCTACATCACGGCCAGCATTGCGGACGCGAATCCTCTGAAGGTGGCGAAGGAACTGATGCCGTTCATCCTGGCGCTGATTGTGCTTGTGACCCTGATGATCCTGTTCCCGGGCATCACGACCTGGTTCCCGAACCTGATCTATTCGGCTTGA